A single region of the Chionomys nivalis chromosome 5, mChiNiv1.1, whole genome shotgun sequence genome encodes:
- the Tmem185b gene encoding transmembrane protein 185B: MNPRGLFQDFNPSKFLIYACLLLFSVLLPLRLDGIIQWSYWAVFAPIWLWKLLVIVGASVGAGVWARNPRYRTEGEACVEFKAMLIAVGIHLLLLMFEILVCDRVERGTHFWLLVFMPLFFVSPVSVAACVWGFRHDRSLELEILCSVNILQFIFIALRLDRIIHWPWLVVFVPLWILMSFLCLVALYYIVWSLLFLRSLDVVAEQRRTHVTMAISWITIVVPLLTFEVLLVHRLDDHNMFSYISIFIPLWLSLLTLMATTFRRKGGNHWWFGIRRDFCQFLLEVFPFLREYGNISYDLHHEDSEDAEDASVPEAPKIAPMFGKKARVVITQSPGKYIPPPPKLNIDMPD; encoded by the coding sequence ATGAACCCCAGGGGCCTGTTCCAGGACTTCAATCCCAGTAAGTTTCTCATCTATGCCTGCTTGCTGCTCTTCTCCGTGCTGCTGCCCCTGCGCCTGGACGGCATCATCCAGTGGAGCTACTGGGCGGTCTTCGCGCCCATCTGGCTGTGGAAGCTCCTGGTCATCGTGGGCGCCTCGGTGGGTGCGGGCGTGTGGGCCCGCAACCCTCGTTACCGTACAGAGGGGGAAGCCTGCGTGGAGTTCAAAGCCATGCTGATTGCCGTGGGCATCCACCTGCTGCTCCTGATGTTTGAGATCCTAGTCTGCGACAGAGTGGAGAGGGGCACGCACTTCTGGCTGCTGGTCTTCATGCCACTCTTCTTCGTTTCCCCGGTGTCCGTGGCTGCCTGCGTCTGGGGCTTCCGACATGACAGGTCCTTGGAGCTGGAGATCCTGTGCTCTGTCAATATCCTGCAGTTCATCTTCATTGCCCTGAGGCTGGATAGGATTATCCACTGGCCATGGCTGGTGGTGTTCGTGCCCCTGTGGATCCTCATGTCGTTTCTCTGCCTGGTGGCCCTCTATTACATCGTGTGGTCCCTCCTGTTTCTGCGGTCCCTGGATGTTGTTGCTGAGCAGCGGAGAACACATGTGACCATGGCCATCAGCTGGATCACGATTGTCGTACCCCTGCTCACCTTTGAGGTCCTGCTAGTTCACAGACTGGATGATCACAATATGTTCTCGTACATTTCCATATTCATCCCCCTTTGGCTCTCATTACTGACTTTGATGGCCACGACGTTTAGGCGGAAAGGGGGCAATCATTGGTGGTTTGGTATTCGCAGGGATTTCTGCCAGTTTCTACTTGAAGTCTTCCCGTTCTTAAGAGAATATGGGAATATCTCTTACGATCTCCATCATGAAGACAGTGAAGATGCCGAAGACGCATCAGTTCCAGAAGCTCCGAAAATTGCTCCAATGTTCGGAAAGAAGGCCAGGGTAGTTATAACGCAGAGTCCTGGGAAGTACATTCCGCCACCTCCCAAGCTAAACATTGATATGCCAGACTAA